The stretch of DNA CGGAGGACGAAGGAGGTGTACCCGTACCCCAGCCCCCTCCATGCCGTGGCCCTCCAGAGCCCCCTCTTCACCTACAGTCAggacccctccccctcccctcgccTCTCGCCGAGTCCGGACTCCTCTACCCAGGCTGAAGAATCTCAGTCCACCCCCCTCTTCCGGCCCCCCCAGCCTCCTCAGCCCTCCACCTTCACCCAGCTGGAGCAGTACATCACCAGGCTGGCTCGCCAGTACCAAAGCCGAATTGCCCCCCCTGACACCACCCTTACCGCCATCCCCAGGCAAGGCTCCCACAGGGGCCCCAGAACCCCTGGCCACGGCTCCACTCAGTCGCTGTCGGCCTTTGAGAGCCGCAGTACCCCCTCCAACCTGACAGGGGGCAGTGTGACGCCCTGCAAGTCTTTTCTTGGAAACTCTGCACGGGTCAGCCTCAGCAGTATCGGTAAGAAGGCCAGTAGGAACTCCATCAACCTGGGCCACCTGCCCTCAGTGACAGGAGAAGACCTCAAAATCAACCTCCATCTCAACCTCAGTCTCAACCTCAGCCCCAATCTGAACAAAAACCTGGGTTTGGACTCGAAAAAATCCAAGGAAGGTATTAGCACTAGTGGTGGATTAAGGAGTGACCATGCTACCCCcactgcctccccctctccttccacctcctccctctccaccgcCGCCACTCCCACCCCTGCCCTGAGGGTGAGGCCACGCATCTCAACCTGTCCCTCCAACCTCAATCACCGGAGCTCTCTGGAGGTCACCGGGTCAGGGGCTGGGTCAGGTCTAGGATTCTCCCGCTCATTGGACTGGAGTAGATTGGATTCTTCACCAGGGAAAGTGACAATGAGTCAACCCAGCATCACTGCCCCGGACGCCAGCCCGAGTAAGCTCAGCGAGGACTCAGCGATGGTGAGGGAGATCTCCCGTCTCTCTGGCCTGCCCCGGGCTGTGGTGGTGGGCCTGATGGAGCAGGGTGTGGAGCTGGATGTTGACTGCTTCCAGAGCGACACCGAGAgaaaaggtcaggggtcagagtttAAAGGCCAaagctcctccccttcctcccgcCAGACAGCCCGGAATGACCACCAGTCTCATCATCATGACTATTCCAGTGTCCACCAACTCCACGCCAGTAACGAGACTGACCCCGACCCCCAGAGGCCGATCCATCTGTCCCTCAGTGTCACCAACTCCTCCAGTTCCCATTCCAGTAGCCCCAATCACCCTTACCAGTCCACCTCAACCCATCCACCTACCCATCATCATGtcacccaccaccacacacatacCTTCCACTGCCAACAAACCCCTTCCCCATccgacccctcctcctctactgccTCCTCCCCCTCGTCTCGTGACCGCCCCAGGGTACGCTCCCCACCCCGCCCTCTCCAGCCCTCCCCCCTCGCCACTACTCCATTCTCTGTCTTCCGGCGGGATGACCCATTCCAGTGCTCCCTGCCTCGCGTCAGTGACAGCAGCTCACCACAAGGGGGCGGCATCCGGCCCAGAGGGGGGTCGCTACGGCAGTGTGCAGGGGGTGGAGGGGgtagatggagggtagatggggagggagaaggatggaAGAGGGTGGATGGGGAGGGGCTCTACCAGGGGAAGCATGTGTCCAGGGAGTTGGTGAGGGCATCGACGGTGAGCAGCTTCCAAAGGAAAGGGAGGTGCTACAGCAGCAACTGGGGAGAGGAAGGCAGTCACGACACGGCCCAGACGCCAAAGAAGGGGGCAGACAAACTCTGGAGGGACTTCGAAGGGCATTCATGGGGGAAAGAagctgaggaggagaacaaggagaggtggaagagagaggggatcAGGAGAAAGAAGGAAAATTACCAAAAGGAGAAGCAGCAGGccaacaaagagacagagaggcgaCAGAAAGAGAGCAGTGCCTCAAAACGCAAAGggaagggtggtggtggtggctggGAAAAGTGTAGCTCCAGCCTGAGGCTGTCCAGACAGGCTCTGTTCCGCAGTGAGTCCCAGGGGGAAGTGCTGGATCCTCAAGCCCTAAAAGAGGAGCATCTGAGGGGGGCACAGTGGACCTCCTCTCTGGACATCGGCAGAGAGCTCAGCGTGGAGGGGGTTCGTCCGTTGGTGTTCGGAGGAAGAGCAGCAGAAGACAAGCGCCTGTCCTCTACTGCCAGCCTCTTCCACCTCTCTAGCTCTCAGAGCCTAGAGGGTAGCTGTCcctccctatctcctcctctctcctccccatcgttctctccatcccctccaagTAGGGCACCCCTCACACGCTCACGCTCGCTGAGGGACCTGAGTAGAAGGGTGTTTAGCTCAGTGAGGTCTCTCAGTTTGAAACACAAGACTTCAAGGAAGTGAGAAAATCACAATGAATGAATGTACCCAGAAAGTGTTTTTGCCACTAAGTTAGTCTATATTTAGGCAGTTGTATTTTTGGTGATAAGATGGTGCCAATGTTTTCCCTTTCTAAACTTGATTCTGTTGAAATTGACTCTCAGTAGTACTATGCGacggtgtgtgactgtgtgtgtgtgactgtgagtggtCCCCTTTGCATGCAGCTCTGTGACTTATCTCTGTGGACGGTCACAGCTATCCGTAGTCTGTGAGCTTGTTCTCCTCTCTGACTGTATATCAAATAGAAGTTTATACACTGTATGTTGCCTTTGAAGTACAATCAGATTGGCTATAAACACCAAAATCAGCAAACAAAATGTTCTATAAATTAATATTTTGCTCAGGATTTTGAAATGGATATCAATAAAGtaataattaaaaataaaatgttatttgaaacAAATGTGTGTATCTTGGATTATTATTAATAAAAGGCAACTAATTCAACTTATTTGACTCTGAATACTTCCATCCACCTCACTGTAGTAACGCCAGTGCACCGCTGCAGTAACGCCAGTGCACCGCTGCAGTAACGCCAGTGCACCGCTGCAGTAACGCCAGTGCACCGCTGCAGTAACGCCAGTGCACCGCTGCAATAACGGCGATGTACCGCAGTAGTAATGCCAGAGTACCGCTGCAGTAACGGCGATGTACCGCAGTAGTAATGCCAGTGTACCGCTGTCATTTCAAAAAATATTTATTAAGTTGAATCAAAAACATTTTGTACACAAAAAGTAACACGACTGATCATTAGACCAGAAACAACCACATTCAGAAGGCATAATAGGACTTTGAGTTTGAACAGTGCACAAAACAGTCTCTTTAGTACCCTCACTTTGACCTTCAACCCTTTTGAACCTCCAACAACGTAGCTTCGTGTTGGTCATCAGGCAAACATCTACTCATTATGTGATCAATATTAGCCAACCGGCCTTGCTTAGCCCGATTCCCTCTAACGTGCTGTAGCTCTTCTTAGGTGTCCAGTCTAGGTTTGTTTCCTCTTTCTTCTCCAGTGCTCTTCTCAATCCTCAGGGTCAGAACAACAGAACATCCCTCCTGATGGGAACTTAATTCTGGGTGACTCCTCCGCTGGCCCCCTCCCCGGCTCTCTGACTGGAGGAGAACATGCCCCGGTACAGAGCCTTCTCCTTCTGGTACTCCGTGCTCAGCCTCTCCTCCGCTTGCTGCAGGTGCCTCCTCACATTAGTGTCTGTCAAAGAGACACAGTGACAAATAAAGTTATTCAAATTTCAGTCAACATTAGGGGAATGGGAATAGCATAGAGACACAAAAATAATACAATATATTGGGATCTACTTCATTCTGTTGGGGAATAGAATAGTATGCCTATAACACGCCCTCACAACTCATCAATAAACTGTTTTGTTTCACTCAAAGTCTGTGGTAGGGAGAGCAGTCAAAAAGCTGAGCTACCATTGGGTTGTCCTTTGCTGGCCTGAGTGAGGTATTGCTTGGCACTCTGTGCGTTTCCTAGCTGCAGAGAGGCCACTCCTGCTCTGTACAGGGCCTTGATGTCACCCGGACGCCACTGCAACACCCGCAAGCTGTACTCCTGGACACGCATGTAGTCTACACATTCTCTCTGCAACAGACAGGCTGAGAAAGGGGGTGAGACAGAAAAGGGAGAAATGTAAGTCAAGAAAGAGGGGGGATTGTGCATTGTGTTCAGCATTATACATGACTTTAAAAGGATTATTCACTGCATGCCACGTATCGAGGCTTGTAATACCTGCTAAATTGTTGTAGCAGTCGACCTGTGTGTTCCTAAGTAGTTCTTCTTGTCCTGCGGTGAGTACAGGAACCTCAGGACCAAACCCTTTCACTGCCGCAGTGACATCAGAGTCTAAACTACGCAGAATGAGCAACGAACGGTGGTAACGTCCAATGGCAGACCGAAGGTTTTTCTCTTTGTAGAATTTGTTCCCCTCCATTTTTAGGTGGAGAGCATCTTGGAGCTGGGAGTCTACTTTGGCACCTGAGGGGCCAGGGCTGGTAGAAGAGGAGCCTGAGCAGCTTGTCACTGCAGCCCCGGCCCCCAGCTCCATAATCTCACCACCTGGTGGCTCTGGACTCGCCATGGTACTTGATGGCCAGTGGTGATGGGAACATAAGTACATGAGAAGACACGATATTAGATGACTAGATACATTGTTGTGTTACTTGGGtggtacacaccaacactaaatCTTAAGACaaaacttagtcactgtcactagccgactaccacccggttactcaaccctgcaccttagaggctgctgccctatgtacatagacatggaacattggtcactttaataatgtttacatgctgttttactcacttcatatgtatatactgtattctactcactgccactccgacattgctcgtcctaatatttatatatttcttaattccattgttTACTTTGAGATGTGTGTACTGTTGTGAACTGTTAGATACTAAcgatactgcactgttggagctaggaacacacgtatttcgctacacccgcaatagcatctgctaaatatgtgtatgtgaccaataaaacgtGTGATTTCTTATGAGTAAAGAGCTGGAGGTGCTATTGCCCTGAAATCTGAAACCTTTCCTTGATGTTAATCACAATATCTTTTAAAAGAAaaactagctagtcatttcaaCTAATTCACTAAGACGTTATATGGGGTGTCCTACCTAGTACGAGCGAACAAGAAAAAACGTTTTTTGTAGTGCTAGCTTACACGATAGACAAGCATGTGAGTGAACAAGATGCAAAGTAACTTCCAATTGACATGGTCATCTGTTGAcagttataaaaaaaaatgtagtaGCGACTCACCTTACAGTCTATTGATCTTTACACAAAAGACAAATAAAATACTTGAACTTGTCCACCTAGCTACAGCACATCCAAACAATCACAACATTGGTGTTCAGGCAGGCACTTCCTGCTTTTTCTTCTTCCGTGGTGAGAGTAACCCAACCTATTTGACTGCAACGGAAcagattttatatttttttagcGCCACCTGCTGTAGTAACATGGACATGACTCTGTGATGCACCCATCAATGAAAGAGCGTTCATCAATACTGTAAAGTAAAatggtgtaatgtttatgtctttGGTGAATTAATGAAGAGAGCTAGAAGTTTGTAGAAGTTTGTTTGGAACAAATAAAATAATTCATAAATTGTAGATGACCTAGGCTGCAGTATGTCTTATTTATATGACATAATCCTATAAATGATTTATAGGGCAGACTTTTGCAATTGTTCATTGTTAGGAAGGTTGATCGGATTAATGTTGTCCTACTGACCGAGTTTAAATGACAAGAGGTGGGGGTCGGCTTTGTACCCCCTTTCGATCCTGGCGTACATTCTGTCCCATGCATCTTACATAACtaaaaaaaaacaaacatatttgTCGCTATTATGGATAATGGTTGATTAAAAAGTATCATGATTAAAAAGTACCATGATTAAAAAGTACCACTCAATTGATTGAGTcaaataatacatttgcaaaatgatAAGGTTTTGACAGCATTCACTGCATCTCTTAACTAGGAAATGTGTCCAACGCTCCAATATGTGTCGTATGCAAGTGCGTCACTGGCACATTTGTGAGGGGAAGGGAGTGTTGTAATGCTAGTTTGCGTGCAGGCTGTTCTTTAAATATCCTGTTTTCTTTCAGAAATATAACACATGGTAGTTTAATAATTCAAGATAATACCGAATAAACGGGACGGTACTGCCTGAAGATATCCTGTATTTAGTTCGTTTTGATCGATCTTTTGGATTTAGGATATGGAGCTTGATCGGCGACTGTTGGTGGCTCACTGCGCAGCCCACACCCTGTCAGTACTGGCCGGGTTGATGGTGGTTGTCCCGCTGGCGCTAAACGGCTCAGCTTTCAAAGGGCGTTGTGCGCTTTTCACCACTGGTTCTTGGAGGACGGACAATCGAACCGACATTTCTATGGAACAGGGTGAGATTTCACACTTGGTGGTACAGCAATGGGGTCCACCGGCTGCATGCCAGTTCGCAACTTTTGTCGGTGTTTTCACGGTGCTGTATGGTGCTGCGCAGGGCTGGCGAAGCATCTTCTATCTCCACGGACGGCTTGACGAGTGAGTAGACTTTCTATGGGCTTTGAAATAGTTATCAATAGTACATAAAGtaggcctatatatatatatttaaaaaataacgaTACAAATGGAAACATAAATAgcctgataataataataatgatgaccATTATGAAATATCAAATTGTGCAATGCATTGTTAGTCCTATGTGTCATAGGTAACTGCTATTACATCATTATAACAGTTTATGTCAAATTACAATGTTTTCAGTAGTTCACAGTCACCAATGTTATTACTATGTTTATTTTCCAGCACCTTGTTCTCTGCcttcctgaccctgatcctgagcctgtgtgtgttgttcctaTCTGGAGGGGCTAGTGTCACCCTCTCCCTGGGGCTGGCCTCCTGGTGCAACACTGTCACAGACGACAACACCAGACCCTACAGGTAATGTTCATATACTGAGGCATACATATCAACAGGTCGTACTTTAGGGTCTTCCAGGCCAGGTCATTTGGTCAGGAAAAACCCTGTGCGCTAGTACTGTGCATCGACCGGTGTGTTGCATATATTGCAGTGAGTGTGAGGGTCAAGCTGCAGTGAGTGTGAAGGTCAAGCTGCAGGGAGTGTGAGGGTCAAGCTGCAGGGGTTAGACTGTCGCCTTGTTAAGTATTGACAGTttcttgtctctgtctgtttgcgTGCAGCTGTGCAGAATCCCAGTCCGTCCCCATGTACCTGGATGTAGAGACGTCCTCCTTCTACACTGAGCTCACTCTGGCAGAGGTATGTAGTCCCCCATAGCCCATATCTCATGCCAGTGGGCTTTCCCTGCTCAAAATAGAAAGTGTCTGCTTTGCATTAACATGAGTGAGTCAGTGTACTTGTGATTTAGTTtaagtatttctctctctctctgctctctctatttccccctacaccctcttcttcttcttcttgttattattattgttgctgttattattactgttattattatcattgttattattattattattattgttgttattattatttgtgtcattattattattattgtgtaaTAACTCTTTCTCTTTTTGTTTCTCTATTCAATCATATTTATAATATATACTTGAACTAATaataatctttctctctctctccaggttgcTCTGTGGAGTGTGACAGCATTGTGGCTGACCCACTCCATCCTGTCCTTCATGCGTCTCTACCACTCCCACAGCGAGCACATCAGCGGGCCCTGCCTGCCCAGGGAAAAGGAGCATCTCCTCGgtcactcttcctcctcctcaggctCATCAGGATCAGACCGGGGTTCACCCTCACCCGCACAACCTCTATCAACAGTGCCCAGCATCATCTTTGTCTAAACCCCTAATGCCAATGGAACTCCACACAGCTACACGTTATGAGGGGTGAAAATCTGTATGAAACAAAGAAGCTGAGAATGTATTGATTCAAGAGACTGGACTACAGTTTGTAGTTTAATTGAACCCATGTTTAAACCCATTTGAATTGTTATGAGTTCCATCACTCATAACCCGTCATTACCAACACCCAGTGTTTTTATTGAACCACAAGACCTCTGCTAAatctcatcaccaccaccattcacCACTTACTGTTGCCTCTTATGTAACAGGGTTCAACCTCCAACCACAATTGTCATCTACCAATTATTTTTCAGACCAAAGGGGATTAATTGAACATACGGTAACCAAAAAAGGAATAAATTAAGTAATGTTATTGCATTTATTAATTAGATGTTTAACTAGTACCATCTTATCTTAGAGTCTTAGACATATGGTTTAATATGTGATCACAATCAGTATGATATAAGTGACATTCATCAGTGCATAGCTCACTAACTTCATAACAaggtagctgactgactgacctgtcAGTTACATATAAATACTAAGTTATTATTTTACAGGGTTTTCTGTTTCAACAAAACATGATCTAAATGTGTTTGTTCAATATGTATGACTGCTATATCCAACAGTTCCAAAATTGGCAAATGTACCATTTGCATGTTGTGTGCAATAGCTCTCAAGGCAAAAGTAATTCATTGTTTGAGTAAATGAACATTTGTACTGAGGCGCTTTCATTGAGAAGCAAGAAGCATATAGCATTTTTGGAAAGAGAGACACTATATTCAAATAGGATCACTGTGTGAGCAAGACACATTCAAGTTTTATTGTGTCGCAGAATCACTCTCTTCCTCTAGTGAAGGTTGTCGTATGATGCTATTTGTGTAGATGCAGCTGCTTTCAAGGCATTTGAAGCCTCCAGATTTTTCACAAATATATAGCTTTGGTGATAGTAGTATCAGAACAAGTATAAGTGTGAACTAGGCTGAGCCAAGAAGGTTGAGGGAGGTATAGGATAGAGACAGAATACACTCGGGAAAAAACGTATTCCAAAGTGTCTTGACCTTCAAACTCTGAACTCTGACGTCAGTAGTCGTGGTGACACACAGATAGCGGAGAAAGAAACCGGAAGAGAGATAGACTGTCTATAATCTATTGCATTTTGGAGTATTACTGGCAATATTGATGTTTTATACTGGTTATTTATGTTCATGTTTTATTTAGCATCCTGTTTGTGTAATTCAAAAATATCTTCCTATGAATAAAAAAAAGCGTTTCATTTTGGGTGTTGTTACTATGTTTATAACTTGTTGACATTGCGCTGGGCATGGAACTAGAAGTTGGCCTGCAGTGCTGATTTTAGATCAGTTTTGTTTGTTTCTAGATCATTCGTAGACAAACATTTGAATTGGTTGAGCAACTtcggctgatcctagatctgcgaATATTTGGTGAATAAGCGTGATTGGTCAACCCAGTCCAGCGGAATGTATCGTGTCTATGGGCGGACCCAATTTACACCAATAGCTGGTAGGGCTTGGATATCAAGGCGGGGTTATTTTCCCGATGGACCAATCAGAGAGTAGAACCGTATATTGAACTTTACAGTACAGCAGTCTCTGGGTGTGTTTTGGTTCGAGCAGTTGCTTTCTAATGCTAaagtttttacttttttttttacagcagaACAGTAATTTGGAAGCTCACGAGGTAAAGTAACTTTTTAAACTTGATAAAAGCAACGCACATTTCAGTGGAAAATGAAACTGTCAGAAGTCAAAAAGCTAAAAGTGGCCGAACTACGAGTCATGCTCAAAGAGCGAGCACTGGACATCAAAGGACTCAAGGCAGAACTTGTTGGGCGTTTGATGTCCGCATTCGAGGCTGAATTGCAAGCTCCAGAATCAAGCGATCTTGGACAAGACAAGGGAGTCCCTGGTCTTGGAGAAGAGCCGAAGCCACAAGATGACGAGTCACCCAGAGCATCCACAGTAGTAGCGACGGAGAGAGAAGTCCCTCTACCGGGCGAGGAGGCAAAAGCCACTGGACACGATGGAAACGTTGCAGGCGCAGCAAGTTCAGAGATGATGGTGAGACCTAGAGCTGATTGTTCTCCGACGGGTGCAGACACGGAGGCACCTGCAATTTCAGCAGCCAAACTTGATAACACGTCAACAAGTCAGTTGGAAGACCTGTGTGTAATCAGCACTTTTACCGTGAGCCCGTGTGCAGAAACCACGGCAGACAAAGAAGGGTTGATGGAGCAGACCTCGTTAAATCAACAAGTAGAGCAACAGCAACATGTCACCCAAGAAGAGAGCGCTCAAGAACAGGGTGAGGAGGAACATGCACGTGGAGTCTCCAAACGGACTGCCACACAGGAAGCAAAGGAGGATAAAACGACATCAAATCAACAACTAGACACAACAAGCATGAGCACCAGGCCCATTCAAAACACATTTAATTCATCACAGATATCACTGACAGACATCATGTATCAAGACACG from Salvelinus fontinalis isolate EN_2023a chromosome 29, ASM2944872v1, whole genome shotgun sequence encodes:
- the LOC129827512 gene encoding uncharacterized protein LOC129827512 — encoded protein: MSSPSSSSTADSAATMAGRSSCVNSLWSGTERVRIGERLKATLAGILELDLLRGQHLDMIDAELDLKDTSSTGTTVTVITDKQEENLESAASDGSATSRRQQVPSSPETVLPCHTSTLDKDSGGNSGGNGSVHSRVDGNGGENSRCSTLSWDAPSDLLLPPDLDGAVQLDYYSRPSSGFYSVSGSSLSDSCYSVSSEASLAQGGPVKGGLIRAGPGPTSGGAFRLWEQRALSADHRDTQWPEATQQPRTQSIEETTEIADRRPVSTVDLEMNSLFFLSDLCASLGDPHAGSLLPLPDPRPQLDPRFCSDLVSRRTKEVYPYPSPLHAVALQSPLFTYSQDPSPSPRLSPSPDSSTQAEESQSTPLFRPPQPPQPSTFTQLEQYITRLARQYQSRIAPPDTTLTAIPRQGSHRGPRTPGHGSTQSLSAFESRSTPSNLTGGSVTPCKSFLGNSARVSLSSIGKKASRNSINLGHLPSVTGEDLKINLHLNLSLNLSPNLNKNLGLDSKKSKEGISTSGGLRSDHATPTASPSPSTSSLSTAATPTPALRVRPRISTCPSNLNHRSSLEVTGSGAGSGLGFSRSLDWSRLDSSPGKVTMSQPSITAPDASPSKLSEDSAMVREISRLSGLPRAVVVGLMEQGVELDVDCFQSDTERKGQGSEFKGQSSSPSSRQTARNDHQSHHHDYSSVHQLHASNETDPDPQRPIHLSLSVTNSSSSHSSSPNHPYQSTSTHPPTHHHVTHHHTHTFHCQQTPSPSDPSSSTASSPSSRDRPRVRSPPRPLQPSPLATTPFSVFRRDDPFQCSLPRVSDSSSPQGGGIRPRGGSLRQCAGGGGGRWRVDGEGEGWKRVDGEGLYQGKHVSRELVRASTVSSFQRKGRCYSSNWGEEGSHDTAQTPKKGADKLWRDFEGHSWGKEAEEENKERWKREGIRRKKENYQKEKQQANKETERRQKESSASKRKGKGGGGGWEKCSSSLRLSRQALFRSESQGEVLDPQALKEEHLRGAQWTSSLDIGRELSVEGVRPLVFGGRAAEDKRLSSTASLFHLSSSQSLEGSCPSLSPPLSSPSFSPSPPSRAPLTRSRSLRDLSRRVFSSVRSLSLKHKTSRK
- the LOC129827518 gene encoding tetratricopeptide repeat protein 9C-like gives rise to the protein MASPEPPGGEIMELGAGAAVTSCSGSSSTSPGPSGAKVDSQLQDALHLKMEGNKFYKEKNLRSAIGRYHRSLLILRSLDSDVTAAVKGFGPEVPVLTAGQEELLRNTQVDCYNNLAACLLQRECVDYMRVQEYSLRVLQWRPGDIKALYRAGVASLQLGNAQSAKQYLTQASKGQPNDTNVRRHLQQAEERLSTEYQKEKALYRGMFSSSQRAGEGASGGVTQN
- the zgc:153018 gene encoding transmembrane protein 179-like; the encoded protein is MELDRRLLVAHCAAHTLSVLAGLMVVVPLALNGSAFKGRCALFTTGSWRTDNRTDISMEQGEISHLVVQQWGPPAACQFATFVGVFTVLYGAAQGWRSIFYLHGRLDDTLFSAFLTLILSLCVLFLSGGASVTLSLGLASWCNTVTDDNTRPYSCAESQSVPMYLDVETSSFYTELTLAEVALWSVTALWLTHSILSFMRLYHSHSEHISGPCLPREKEHLLGHSSSSSGSSGSDRGSPSPAQPLSTVPSIIFV